The genome window GGAAATTTACCGCGGCGCAAAATCCGGCGCAAATCTCACTGCGCCAGACCGGACAGGATGCACAGGGCCGAAATACCTACTGCTTACAAGACAACGGCGCAGGTTTTGATATGACCTACTCCGCAAAACTATTCGGCGCTTTCCAGCGTCTGCACCGCGAATCAGAATTCCCCGGTACCGGTATTGGGCTTGCCACGGTTCAGCGCATCATCCATCTTCACGGCGGACGCATTTGGGCCACCGGCACTCCCGGCAAAGGCGCCTGTTTCTATTTCACATTGCCGTCCGCCAACACGCCAAGTAAGGAGGTTTTACTATGAGTCAGCGCGAAAAGGTCATCTTATTGGTAGAAGACAATTCCGATGATGAGCTTCTCACCCTACGCGCCTTAAAGCGCAGCAATGTCCTGAACAAAGTAATCGTCGCCCGTGACGGCGTCGAAGCCCTCGACTATCTCTTCGGGCGCGGCGAGTATGCCGGTCGCGACACTGCTGAAAAACCGCAGCTGATCCTGCTCGACATCAAATTACCGCGCCTTGACGGGCTTGAAGTTTTACGCCAGATCCGCGAAAATCCGCTTACCCGTTTGTTGCCGGTCGTCATGCTCACTTCCTCGAGCGAAGAACAGGATCTCATCGCCAGTTACGGATT of Azotosporobacter soli contains these proteins:
- a CDS encoding response regulator encodes the protein MSQREKVILLVEDNSDDELLTLRALKRSNVLNKVIVARDGVEALDYLFGRGEYAGRDTAEKPQLILLDIKLPRLDGLEVLRQIRENPLTRLLPVVMLTSSSEEQDLIASYGLGANSFIRKPVDFTQFADAVGHLKLYWLVLNEPPPSL